The following coding sequences are from one Paenibacillus sp. JDR-2 window:
- a CDS encoding GDP-mannose 4,6-dehydratase, translating into MKALITGITGFVGSHLAEHLLGEGIEVTGTMRSHSSLRHIRHLLPDMRLYECELMDPQAVEHMMASIRPDLIFHLAAQSFVPLSWESPAETMTNNIIGQVHLQEAVRKLGLASKVLIACSSEEYGHVEENEVPVKETNPLRPISPYAVSKIAQDYLGYQYFKTYGQHIIRTRTFNHHGPRRGEQFVSSNFAKQIAEIEKGLKPPVLYVGNLEAKRDFTDVRDVVRAYRMAMDYCEAGEIYNIASGQCHEIREVIQILLSYSTVDITIEEDKTRLRPSDVKVLVGDYGKFYEQTGWKPEIPFEQTMKDLLNYWRNELA; encoded by the coding sequence ATGAAAGCACTGATTACAGGGATAACCGGTTTTGTAGGCAGTCATCTTGCCGAGCATCTGCTCGGCGAGGGGATTGAAGTGACAGGAACCATGAGGAGTCACAGTTCGCTGCGCCATATTCGCCATCTGCTGCCGGATATGCGCCTGTATGAGTGCGAGCTGATGGATCCTCAGGCGGTTGAGCATATGATGGCGAGCATTCGGCCGGACTTGATTTTTCATTTGGCGGCGCAAAGCTTTGTACCGCTGTCATGGGAATCGCCTGCCGAGACCATGACGAACAATATTATTGGGCAGGTTCATCTGCAGGAAGCAGTAAGAAAGCTTGGTTTAGCCTCCAAAGTGCTAATTGCCTGCTCCAGTGAGGAATACGGGCACGTGGAAGAAAACGAGGTGCCGGTTAAAGAGACCAATCCGCTTCGCCCGATAAGTCCGTACGCGGTGAGCAAGATCGCTCAAGACTACCTGGGCTACCAATATTTCAAAACCTATGGACAACACATTATCAGAACGCGGACCTTTAACCATCATGGTCCCCGCAGAGGAGAGCAGTTCGTCAGTTCGAATTTCGCCAAGCAAATTGCGGAGATCGAGAAAGGACTAAAGCCGCCGGTCCTGTATGTGGGGAATCTGGAGGCTAAACGGGATTTCACGGATGTGCGCGATGTAGTTAGAGCCTACCGGATGGCGATGGACTATTGCGAAGCAGGAGAAATCTATAATATCGCATCCGGTCAGTGCCATGAGATCCGCGAAGTGATTCAAATCCTGCTCAGCTATAGTACCGTCGATATTACGATTGAGGAAGACAAAACAAGGCTTCGGCCATCCGACGTAAAGGTGCTTGTAGGGGATTATGGCAAGTTTTATGAGCAGACCGGATGGAAGCCGGAAATTCCGTTTGAGCAGACAATGAAGGATTTATTGAATTATTGGCGCAATGAGTTGGCTTAA
- a CDS encoding mannose-1-phosphate guanylyltransferase, with protein MIAVIMAGGKGTRFWPRSTVAKPKQFLTLASEETTMLQQTYARFRSCLPEEKVYVAVSANYLPIVKEQLPELGENRIIIEPDQRDTAPCIALTASYFMKLELDDVLVTAPSDQYIPDTEELMEALRAAEQAAKTDGVVVTLGIVPTRAETGYGYIETVESADHADKFGERIKEVKAFIEKPTKEKAEKLIELPNMYWNSGIFIWKPSTIAGYMMKYQPQMWSIFDQKDEEFRQSYARLQKLSIDYALVEKLERLYTIPIEFIWDDVGAWTSLERIFHTDGDGNLLLGQIFPFATRNTIIYSEQQQVVAIGIEDLIIVSTEEGLLICRKSDEQNVKHAIAALTADQEGRQG; from the coding sequence ATGATCGCTGTAATTATGGCAGGAGGCAAGGGAACACGTTTTTGGCCAAGAAGCACGGTTGCCAAGCCGAAGCAGTTTCTGACATTAGCTTCAGAAGAGACAACAATGCTGCAGCAAACCTACGCGAGGTTCCGTTCCTGTCTGCCCGAAGAAAAGGTGTATGTCGCGGTCAGCGCAAACTATTTGCCGATCGTGAAGGAACAGCTTCCCGAGCTGGGAGAAAATCGTATCATTATAGAACCTGATCAGAGAGACACAGCGCCTTGCATCGCATTGACAGCCAGTTATTTCATGAAGCTGGAGCTGGATGACGTGCTGGTAACGGCACCTTCCGATCAATACATTCCGGATACAGAGGAGTTGATGGAGGCGCTGCGCGCGGCGGAACAGGCGGCCAAGACGGATGGGGTTGTCGTTACGCTTGGCATAGTCCCCACAAGAGCCGAAACGGGTTACGGTTATATTGAAACGGTAGAATCGGCGGATCATGCAGATAAGTTTGGAGAACGCATCAAAGAGGTTAAAGCCTTCATCGAGAAACCAACCAAGGAAAAAGCCGAGAAGTTGATAGAGCTTCCGAATATGTATTGGAACAGCGGTATTTTTATATGGAAGCCATCTACGATCGCCGGATACATGATGAAGTATCAACCGCAGATGTGGTCCATCTTTGATCAGAAGGATGAAGAGTTCAGGCAGTCGTATGCCCGTTTGCAGAAGCTTTCTATCGATTATGCCCTGGTAGAAAAGCTGGAGCGTCTCTATACGATCCCTATTGAATTTATTTGGGATGATGTTGGCGCATGGACCTCGCTTGAGAGGATATTCCATACGGATGGCGACGGAAATTTGCTGCTCGGTCAAATCTTCCCGTTTGCGACGCGCAACACGATTATCTATTCGGAACAGCAGCAGGTTGTTGCTATCGGCATTGAGGATTTGATTATTGTATCGACTGAAGAAGGCCTTCTTATTTGCCGCAAATCGGACGAACAAAATGTCAAGCATGCGATCGCCGCGCTTACTGCCGATCAAGAAGGCCGGCAGGGATGA
- a CDS encoding GT-D fold domain-containing glycosyltransferase has protein sequence MRIRTPRKKGKPRKRKKLINKQRRRSLHAPPKFIRNPAEQGEASPPEAVHEAKSEGSMAETGQHASYHEGYDKGYQEGKYAGGEEIVDQLLPPNMIFPELSLQQIIATGVSMHMEHAIPLMPPEQVRDAILYAMEEKRPLSIVRLGDGELLTMAQEIVMPVDQVRREGKFLEYAGVKVPDLDIRNRLAVAVTGADIVGIPRTRMPNYQLLVSPVFQAYGLSLRERQWTDSLINYSLCTAGCLLPILQNKRVLLIGNMAEPLSAVLANRGLSVAGVVAPVNGARDAARVVTLARQYDFDIALVSAGIAAVLITEELARVTGKVAIDFGHLANALIKGEAPL, from the coding sequence ATGCGCATTCGGACGCCTCGCAAAAAGGGTAAACCGCGGAAACGCAAGAAGCTGATCAACAAGCAACGACGACGTTCACTCCATGCTCCGCCCAAATTCATCCGGAATCCGGCAGAGCAAGGCGAAGCAAGTCCTCCGGAGGCGGTTCATGAAGCTAAATCGGAAGGAAGCATGGCGGAGACTGGTCAACATGCCAGCTATCATGAGGGCTATGACAAAGGGTACCAAGAGGGGAAATATGCGGGCGGAGAAGAAATCGTTGACCAGCTGCTGCCGCCAAACATGATTTTTCCGGAGCTTTCTCTGCAGCAAATCATAGCAACGGGAGTAAGCATGCATATGGAGCACGCTATTCCGCTAATGCCCCCGGAACAGGTCAGAGATGCGATTCTTTATGCCATGGAGGAGAAGCGGCCGTTATCTATCGTCAGGCTCGGGGACGGAGAGCTGCTTACCATGGCTCAAGAAATCGTTATGCCGGTAGATCAAGTAAGACGCGAGGGCAAATTTCTGGAATATGCGGGAGTAAAGGTGCCGGATCTGGATATTCGCAACCGCCTGGCCGTGGCGGTTACCGGCGCCGATATTGTTGGTATACCAAGAACCAGAATGCCGAATTATCAGCTGCTTGTTTCGCCGGTTTTTCAAGCTTATGGGTTATCATTGCGGGAGCGGCAATGGACCGATTCCCTTATTAATTACAGTTTATGCACGGCAGGCTGCCTTCTGCCGATCCTTCAGAACAAGCGTGTTCTTCTTATCGGCAATATGGCGGAACCGCTATCTGCCGTTCTTGCCAATCGCGGTTTATCCGTTGCGGGCGTCGTAGCGCCGGTTAACGGTGCCAGGGATGCCGCCAGAGTAGTGACGTTGGCCAGACAGTATGATTTTGACATTGCTCTGGTTTCCGCAGGAATCGCTGCCGTATTGATTACCGAAGAGCTTGCCCGCGTAACCGGCAAGGTAGCGATCGACTTTGGTCATCTTGCCAATGCTCTCATTAAGGGTGAAGCCCCTCTTTAA
- a CDS encoding glycosyltransferase family 2 protein, translating to MLTSIIIPTCNAVSLLRETIGTIRNHTKDPYELIVIDNGSTDGTLDYLKQQRIIAISLPANTGFPAACNWGMRLARGDRLLLLNNDVLVTSEWLRRMHNALDSDPSIGLVGPMTNYASGRQQITMTGRYDEFAARLKIDENGQREFVNRIIGFCMLFSRSLMQKIGQLDERFSPGHYEDDDYCYRAYRAGYRVAVAKDAFVYHHGSASFGGYAGEALEELVDRNRRLFMEKWGIDPLELHDENSKGERHAHSDASQKG from the coding sequence GTGTTAACAAGCATCATCATCCCGACTTGTAACGCGGTCTCCCTTCTGCGGGAGACCATAGGAACGATACGGAACCATACGAAGGATCCCTATGAGCTAATTGTCATTGATAACGGCTCAACCGACGGTACATTGGATTACTTGAAGCAGCAGCGGATTATTGCCATTTCCTTGCCGGCGAATACGGGGTTTCCGGCTGCCTGCAATTGGGGGATGAGGCTGGCGAGAGGCGACCGGCTGCTTCTGCTTAATAATGATGTCCTGGTCACGTCCGAATGGCTGAGAAGGATGCACAACGCGCTTGATTCGGATCCTTCTATCGGGCTGGTTGGACCAATGACTAACTATGCGAGCGGCAGGCAGCAGATCACAATGACTGGCCGTTATGATGAATTCGCCGCGCGCTTAAAAATCGATGAGAATGGGCAACGCGAATTCGTAAACCGAATCATCGGCTTTTGTATGTTGTTTTCCCGCAGCCTGATGCAGAAGATCGGTCAACTCGATGAACGGTTCTCGCCGGGTCATTACGAGGATGATGACTACTGTTACCGGGCTTATCGCGCTGGGTACCGGGTTGCTGTCGCGAAGGATGCTTTCGTCTATCATCATGGCAGTGCTTCCTTCGGCGGTTATGCCGGAGAAGCTCTTGAGGAGCTTGTTGATCGAAACCGGCGGCTGTTTATGGAGAAATGGGGAATTGACCCGCTAGAATTACACGATGAGAACAGCAAGGGGGAACGTCATGCGCATTCGGACGCCTCGCAAAAAGGGTAA
- a CDS encoding glycosyltransferase family 2 protein — MAWKLGRSAAQTALKEEGADLQQHVQELWLKESGLIRKATAVSKYIPVMKAFVDGYFSVRTSEESPNWVLLPTNKKVAAVVMAMNEELSILSIIQELERMPLHEIVVVVNGSTDSSFMMARTSSRAIILHYNEALGHDVGRAIGAKITTSDVVIFLDADIPVAAEQLLSFVRVTDRDMDVALNDLSRYVGMFSDWDEVSIMKYFLNRSNRRDDLNVNSMTAVPHALSRRAIEVIGFANLAVPPKAQAIALQRGLRIGIGGCINVFKRNRHRKDNVGVNNPISKLIMGDHLEALGWAMREESPRLKYTDHLRKRERVKGVNKHHHPDL; from the coding sequence ATGGCTTGGAAGCTCGGCAGAAGTGCTGCTCAAACGGCGTTAAAGGAAGAAGGGGCAGACCTTCAACAGCATGTGCAGGAGCTATGGCTCAAAGAAAGCGGATTAATTAGAAAAGCAACTGCCGTCAGCAAGTATATACCGGTAATGAAAGCATTCGTTGACGGCTATTTTTCCGTACGTACATCTGAGGAGAGTCCGAATTGGGTACTGCTTCCGACCAACAAGAAAGTGGCAGCCGTTGTTATGGCCATGAATGAGGAGTTGTCCATTCTATCAATCATTCAGGAACTGGAGCGGATGCCCCTCCATGAGATCGTTGTCGTTGTGAACGGATCGACGGACTCGAGCTTCATGATGGCAAGAACGAGCAGCAGAGCGATTATTCTACACTACAATGAAGCCTTGGGTCATGATGTAGGAAGAGCGATCGGGGCGAAAATTACAACCTCCGATGTTGTGATCTTTCTGGATGCGGATATCCCTGTTGCCGCTGAACAGCTGTTAAGCTTTGTAAGGGTGACAGATCGTGACATGGATGTCGCTTTAAACGATCTTTCCCGTTATGTAGGCATGTTCTCCGACTGGGATGAAGTTTCGATTATGAAATATTTCCTGAACCGCTCCAATCGCCGGGATGATCTGAATGTGAATTCCATGACAGCCGTTCCGCATGCCTTAAGCCGAAGAGCGATTGAGGTGATAGGCTTCGCCAATTTGGCTGTTCCGCCCAAAGCGCAAGCAATCGCTTTGCAGAGGGGTTTGCGTATCGGAATTGGCGGCTGCATCAATGTGTTTAAGAGAAACAGGCACCGGAAGGATAATGTTGGCGTGAACAATCCGATCTCGAAGCTGATTATGGGGGATCATTTGGAAGCGCTTGGCTGGGCGATGCGGGAGGAAAGCCCGCGTCTGAAATATACCGATCATTTGCGCAAAAGGGAGCGTGTGAAAGGTGTTAACAAGCATCATCATCCCGACTTGTAA
- a CDS encoding class I SAM-dependent methyltransferase encodes MDWKFYRPEFAADHAPEIPAGMMTEGAWSGHRRFAYDLVRFAKPKVIVELGTLYGTSFFSFSQAIKDSALDTACYAVDTWQGDPHTGMYGQINDGIYQAVQSVKNREFPNVGTLLRTTFDEALPKFPNKAIDILHIDGYHAYNAVLHDYASWLPKLAPNGIVLFHDTAVKIMNFGVHILWDQLCAIHPHMQFQHSNGLGVLFPKGVPDKFQDVLAQQQKLILRYARG; translated from the coding sequence ATGGATTGGAAGTTTTATAGGCCAGAATTCGCAGCCGACCACGCACCGGAAATACCCGCGGGAATGATGACAGAAGGAGCTTGGTCCGGACACCGCCGCTTCGCATACGATCTCGTCCGTTTCGCCAAACCGAAAGTAATCGTTGAGCTTGGCACCTTATACGGAACTTCATTTTTCAGCTTCAGCCAGGCCATTAAGGATTCCGCTCTCGATACCGCCTGCTACGCCGTGGACACTTGGCAGGGCGATCCTCACACAGGGATGTACGGACAAATTAACGATGGCATTTACCAAGCGGTTCAATCGGTCAAAAACAGGGAATTTCCGAATGTCGGCACCTTGTTGCGAACCACCTTCGACGAGGCGCTGCCTAAGTTCCCTAACAAAGCTATCGATATTCTTCATATCGACGGTTATCACGCTTATAATGCGGTGCTTCATGACTACGCGAGCTGGCTGCCGAAGCTGGCGCCAAACGGCATCGTCCTCTTTCATGACACGGCAGTCAAAATCATGAATTTTGGTGTTCATATTTTGTGGGATCAGCTTTGCGCCATTCATCCCCACATGCAGTTCCAACATTCCAACGGCTTGGGTGTGCTCTTTCCGAAAGGCGTGCCGGACAAATTCCAGGATGTTCTTGCCCAGCAGCAGAAGCTCATCCTCCGTTATGCAAGAGGGTAA
- a CDS encoding glycosyltransferase family 61 protein — protein MKYTIPRDTYKKARDWAKTLPASEAKERYKVIYPAETIPLPSPRSIDPHRWISTCQYDEAFVVSIPEGRLMTSHMYVITPDNKRIGDLELYDISYEKMVLEEPDYYAGTVASLFWGWNFPQPKNRGTHTVFGHWFFDILPRIHLLEKSGIPIDKYVLPKLTYPFQLESLKLLGIPFNKIIQVDKPDFHLKAKTLVVPAVPLMIGKCPPWASHYIADQMKNKRKFRKRKGYERIYITREDAEARHVVNEDEVLRYLQTKGFRKIVLTPMTTEEKIEVFASAKVIVAPFGSGSINVAFCDPGATLIELAPVSFVDNYFWKLCCHAGLDYYELLCNVEPKAHVGADNIIVDIGKLDIYMRLNGIVNA, from the coding sequence ATGAAGTACACTATTCCGAGAGACACCTACAAGAAGGCTAGGGATTGGGCGAAAACCCTTCCCGCAAGCGAAGCCAAAGAACGATATAAAGTGATTTATCCAGCCGAGACTATCCCGTTGCCTTCTCCAAGAAGCATTGATCCGCACCGCTGGATTTCAACCTGCCAGTATGATGAAGCTTTTGTTGTGAGCATTCCCGAAGGAAGGCTTATGACCAGCCATATGTACGTGATCACGCCGGATAACAAACGGATTGGCGATCTGGAGCTGTACGACATCAGTTATGAAAAAATGGTTCTTGAGGAGCCTGACTATTATGCCGGAACCGTCGCCTCCTTGTTCTGGGGCTGGAACTTCCCACAACCCAAGAACCGCGGCACGCACACGGTATTTGGACACTGGTTCTTTGATATTTTGCCCCGTATTCATCTGCTTGAGAAGAGCGGGATACCGATCGATAAATACGTATTGCCCAAACTGACCTATCCGTTTCAACTCGAGTCATTAAAGCTGCTTGGCATTCCCTTTAACAAAATCATTCAAGTCGATAAACCGGATTTCCATCTGAAGGCAAAAACCTTGGTTGTACCGGCCGTACCGCTAATGATCGGGAAATGTCCGCCTTGGGCCTCGCATTATATCGCGGATCAAATGAAGAACAAGCGGAAATTCCGCAAACGCAAAGGCTACGAGCGTATTTATATTACGCGTGAGGACGCGGAGGCCCGCCACGTAGTCAACGAAGACGAGGTGCTTCGCTACCTGCAGACAAAGGGATTTAGGAAGATTGTGCTCACGCCAATGACGACAGAGGAAAAAATCGAAGTTTTTGCTTCGGCCAAAGTCATTGTGGCGCCGTTCGGCAGCGGCAGCATTAACGTTGCCTTTTGCGACCCCGGGGCAACCCTGATCGAACTGGCTCCCGTATCCTTTGTCGACAACTATTTCTGGAAGCTGTGCTGTCATGCCGGACTTGATTATTACGAGCTGTTATGCAACGTTGAACCCAAAGCGCATGTCGGTGCAGACAACATCATTGTTGATATCGGAAAGTTGGATATTTACATGCGTCTGAACGGTATTGTGAATGCATGA
- a CDS encoding glycosyltransferase gives MNILIWSNQFSIGGGMRLLFNLTAAIARQPGVERVRLVVAPNSQLRNYVELQKAGNIEICYNNYPINHPQCSHLLANMNVVYFFWPHTEQFQSIDRPTVCTFHDTTIFDFVPPFMKGDELSFHWRLSKKWIDHTSSVVVSSQHVKNRLVAHFGNRSEQAFVIPHAITPIANVYNRRVSPELGARIPSDYIIYPSNTSPHKNHNNLLMGFAKSRYKRKYPLLLTGYLTDKLRIPFPDSTSEVNWIPTLVSTMKRTGLLLDRQVYPLGFVGDHDIPALIKNAKALIMPSLSEGGGSYPVEEALRLGTPVLCSDIPVMREHLSRHSAKIAWFDPHNPDSIAKALDDLFDDYDTYKLSALQGVHDATQTWDDIAKQYIEVFRNTFWRYYGKVLY, from the coding sequence ATGAATATCCTGATATGGTCTAATCAGTTCTCGATCGGCGGAGGGATGCGCCTCTTGTTTAATTTGACTGCTGCCATTGCCCGCCAACCGGGAGTAGAGCGGGTCAGACTAGTCGTCGCGCCAAATTCGCAGCTGCGAAATTATGTGGAGCTTCAAAAAGCGGGGAACATCGAAATCTGCTATAACAACTATCCGATCAACCATCCCCAGTGCAGCCACCTGCTTGCGAATATGAACGTGGTTTATTTCTTCTGGCCGCATACCGAACAGTTCCAATCCATTGACCGTCCTACGGTCTGCACCTTCCATGACACCACCATCTTTGATTTCGTGCCGCCATTTATGAAAGGCGACGAGTTGTCCTTTCATTGGAGACTATCCAAAAAGTGGATTGACCACACATCTTCGGTAGTCGTATCCTCCCAACATGTCAAGAACAGGCTTGTCGCCCATTTCGGCAACCGTTCGGAGCAGGCATTTGTCATTCCGCATGCGATCACTCCAATCGCAAACGTCTATAACCGCAGGGTGTCACCGGAACTAGGCGCCCGGATTCCATCCGACTATATTATTTATCCGTCCAACACTTCTCCGCACAAAAACCATAACAACCTGCTTATGGGCTTTGCCAAATCGCGTTACAAAAGAAAATACCCGTTACTCTTAACCGGGTATTTGACCGATAAATTGCGCATTCCGTTCCCGGACAGCACGTCCGAAGTGAACTGGATTCCAACGCTTGTATCCACCATGAAGCGGACCGGTCTTCTGCTCGACCGGCAAGTCTATCCGCTTGGATTTGTTGGCGACCATGACATTCCCGCATTGATCAAAAACGCAAAGGCACTTATTATGCCTAGTTTGTCGGAAGGCGGCGGCAGCTATCCGGTTGAAGAAGCCTTGCGGCTTGGCACTCCGGTGCTCTGCTCGGATATACCGGTTATGCGGGAGCATCTGTCCAGACATAGCGCCAAGATTGCCTGGTTTGACCCGCATAACCCGGATTCCATTGCCAAAGCGCTGGATGATTTGTTTGACGACTATGACACTTATAAATTATCGGCTTTGCAGGGCGTCCATGACGCCACGCAAACCTGGGACGATATTGCCAAGCAATATATTGAAGTGTTCCGGAATACCTTCTGGCGCTACTACGGTAAGGTTCTCTATTAA
- a CDS encoding DUF4214 domain-containing protein, protein MKRKKKRRSVRRSLRSRTARSKRRKNGKPKRLSRRKGRKRLRGKKTGRRKKKAVPPAAVSDEASISPEDAARLRSNNTRVRASLAEGSRIIDYLHFVFKLDNEDFLWELYRQFLQREPDAAGFHQFKGKLEAGALTRAAVAASIMQSGEAELVFTRKPSGDRNTSAFNLQGLFPAHNLDFIHGIYAQLLGREPEDANVANDVLAVHQGVSRQGLLARLLMSEEVQNLLRSVNPPAPKAKAALSARAAGNQNIGIFLCFGAQIAMDGEGIGRFFVRLTEGLLGLPNGFNLHIATTEANVKETEAIFASLKPLYPSRLHFYHSDSMATINRIVPADVWIVPYVGMGLAQYLYRPYIVCLHDLVYLHFPDLYSKDMDHFQYIHSLAEKITRNAAVVVFDSEYIRNHEGLTYLNLPVHQTEVVRFAAPHEEYTSFGIKTEAEFRVKYNLYGPYVTFPSVIRLHKNHERLIDAFHRFRLTDLGRASVLKLVFTDDLINRPRQQEITEALNVIADPAIRASIVFMGRIPSADLPSLYKYAEGVVVPTLFEGSCPFPIVESLLMDTPVAFGRLSIVQEVIPDMSSFATFDPYNPVEMAESIGKLYAQGKPVVPVQKEAASGLLHRSWANVALDYAAIISRI, encoded by the coding sequence ATGAAGCGAAAGAAGAAACGCAGGTCGGTCAGACGCAGCTTGCGCAGTCGAACAGCACGAAGCAAACGGCGGAAAAACGGAAAGCCGAAGCGCCTTTCGAGAAGAAAAGGCAGGAAGCGTCTGCGCGGCAAAAAAACAGGAAGAAGAAAGAAGAAGGCCGTACCGCCGGCAGCCGTTTCCGACGAAGCTTCCATATCGCCGGAAGACGCAGCCCGCCTAAGATCCAATAATACGAGAGTCCGGGCAAGTCTCGCGGAAGGAAGCCGGATAATCGATTATTTACATTTCGTGTTTAAACTGGATAACGAGGATTTTTTATGGGAGCTTTACCGGCAATTCCTGCAGCGCGAACCGGATGCAGCGGGGTTCCACCAATTTAAAGGCAAGCTGGAAGCAGGCGCTTTGACGAGAGCCGCCGTGGCGGCATCCATTATGCAAAGCGGCGAAGCTGAACTGGTATTTACCAGAAAGCCGTCCGGGGACCGCAACACCTCTGCCTTTAATCTACAAGGCTTATTCCCGGCCCATAACTTGGATTTTATTCATGGAATCTATGCCCAATTATTAGGCCGCGAACCGGAGGACGCTAATGTCGCAAACGATGTTCTGGCTGTCCATCAAGGGGTGTCCAGGCAAGGATTGCTGGCACGGCTGCTGATGTCGGAAGAAGTGCAGAACCTGCTGCGTTCCGTAAATCCACCCGCTCCTAAGGCTAAAGCCGCGTTAAGCGCCAGGGCTGCAGGCAATCAGAATATCGGCATTTTCCTTTGCTTCGGCGCCCAAATCGCGATGGACGGGGAAGGAATCGGACGTTTCTTCGTCCGTCTTACCGAAGGTTTATTAGGCTTGCCAAACGGCTTTAATCTTCATATCGCAACAACGGAAGCCAATGTGAAAGAGACCGAAGCCATCTTTGCTTCTCTCAAGCCCCTGTATCCGAGCCGGTTGCACTTTTACCACTCCGACAGCATGGCGACAATCAACCGGATTGTGCCGGCGGATGTCTGGATCGTACCTTACGTCGGCATGGGGCTCGCCCAATACCTGTACCGGCCGTATATCGTTTGTCTGCATGATTTGGTTTATCTGCATTTCCCTGATCTGTATTCGAAGGATATGGATCATTTCCAATACATTCATTCTTTGGCAGAAAAAATTACGAGGAATGCTGCGGTTGTCGTATTTGATTCCGAATATATCCGCAATCATGAAGGTCTCACGTATTTGAATCTTCCTGTTCATCAGACGGAAGTCGTTCGCTTTGCGGCGCCTCATGAGGAATATACAAGCTTTGGCATCAAAACGGAGGCAGAATTCCGCGTCAAATACAATTTGTATGGCCCGTATGTGACCTTCCCGTCCGTTATTCGGCTGCACAAAAACCATGAGCGATTAATTGATGCGTTCCATCGTTTCCGGCTTACGGATCTGGGCAGAGCTTCCGTATTAAAGCTTGTATTTACGGATGACTTGATTAACCGCCCGAGACAACAGGAAATAACGGAAGCGCTGAACGTTATTGCCGATCCCGCTATCAGAGCTTCTATTGTCTTTATGGGCCGTATCCCGTCAGCCGACTTGCCATCGTTGTACAAATATGCGGAAGGAGTCGTTGTGCCAACCCTGTTCGAAGGCAGCTGTCCATTCCCGATTGTCGAGTCTTTGCTGATGGATACTCCGGTTGCGTTCGGCCGGCTGTCGATTGTTCAGGAGGTCATTCCGGATATGAGCAGCTTTGCGACCTTTGATCCTTACAATCCGGTCGAAATGGCTGAGTCCATCGGCAAGCTGTATGCGCAAGGGAAGCCGGTTGTTCCCGTGCAGAAGGAAGCAGCAAGCGGCCTTCTGCACAGGAGCTGGGCGAATGTTGCTCTGGATTATGCGGCGATCATTAGCCGGATCTGA
- a CDS encoding acetyltransferase — protein MFHHALPNKTVIIGAGGHAKAIADILRHDPHVELIGCIGHDPTATVLGLTVIGGDELLPGLLNQGIRHAFVAIGNNARRHALAKHAEALGFELINAISPRAYLAAGVTLGAGVAVMPGCVIQPDTRIGSYSIINTGATVDHDGNIGIACHIAPGCHLSGNVTVGDESFLGTGTSVIDGMQIGEGCMIGAGAAVIRPIPSYSLAVGVPAVVKRTLA, from the coding sequence TTGTTTCATCATGCCTTGCCTAATAAAACCGTAATTATTGGTGCCGGCGGTCACGCCAAAGCGATTGCAGATATTTTGCGGCATGATCCGCATGTTGAGCTGATTGGATGCATCGGGCATGATCCAACGGCAACCGTACTTGGTCTCACCGTAATTGGCGGCGACGAGCTGCTGCCGGGACTTCTTAATCAAGGAATCCGTCATGCCTTTGTAGCCATCGGCAACAATGCAAGGCGGCATGCTCTTGCAAAGCATGCGGAAGCTCTCGGGTTCGAGCTTATTAATGCCATTAGTCCGCGTGCCTATTTGGCAGCTGGCGTTACACTCGGCGCGGGAGTAGCGGTAATGCCGGGATGCGTCATACAGCCGGACACCCGAATCGGCTCATATAGCATCATTAATACCGGAGCTACCGTTGACCACGACGGGAACATCGGCATTGCCTGCCATATTGCGCCGGGATGCCATTTATCCGGCAACGTCACGGTTGGCGACGAATCTTTTCTCGGTACCGGTACATCGGTCATCGACGGCATGCAAATCGGCGAGGGCTGCATGATTGGAGCCGGAGCGGCCGTCATCCGGCCAATTCCTTCGTATTCGCTGGCTGTTGGCGTACCTGCCGTTGTCAAACGGACATTAGCTTAA